The Humulus lupulus chromosome 4, drHumLupu1.1, whole genome shotgun sequence genome has a window encoding:
- the LOC133829545 gene encoding probable 2-oxoglutarate-dependent dioxygenase AOP1.2, with protein sequence MATKMVFESYGVEKHWKPVKAVCSHVLRFLKYDEPNQDSDTTVRFVPHTDKNFTTILHQTQVGGLQVQAEDGTWISIHPKPSHFLLMAGDMMKVWSNDRIRACYHQVSLSGHEERYSMGIFTFTDGEIKVPEEFVDDEHPILYKPFDNRKYIRFYVTDEAKKTKDPIKAFCGV encoded by the exons ATGGCTACAAAAATGGTGTTTGAAAGTTATGGAGTGGAGAAACATTGGAAGCCAGTTAAGGCTGTTTGCAGTCATGTTCTTCGATTTTTGAAATATGATGAACCTAATCAAGACTCTGATACCACTGTAAGGTTTGTTCCCCATACAGATAAGAACTTCACAACAATACTTCACCAAACCCAGGTTGGTGGTCTCCAAGTTCAAGCCGAGGATGGCACCTGGATTAGCATTCACCCAAAACCTTCTCATTTTCTCCTCATGGCTGGCGACATGATGAAG GTTTGGAGCAATGACAGAATAAGAGCCTGCTACCACCAAGTTAGCCTTTCTGGACATGAGGAGAGATACTCAATGGGAATATTCACATTCACAGATGGAGAAATAAAAGTGCCAGAAGAATTTGTGGATGATGAACATCCAATACTCTATAAACCATTTGATAATCGTAAATATATTCGATTTTATGTCACAGATGAGGCCAAGAAGACCAAAGATCCAATCAAAGCCTTCTGTGGTGTTTGA